GCCGGCGCATCGCAGAAGGCGTCCGCGACCATCCTCAATTCATGTCCCAGGGACGTGCCGTTGACCGCACCGAGCCGGCTCGCCTCGATGCAGCAACGGCTCCAGGCGATGCGCGACGCGGTCGGCATTCTTCAGCCGGCGCTGGAGAAGTTCTACGGGCTGCTCAGCGACGATCAGAAAGCCAAGGTGACGGCTCTGGTGGCAGATCAGCACCGCGGCCAGCGCGAGGCGACGGCGGACAACGGCAGTTGCAATACGGCGCAGCCTGCCCCCATCGCATGGCCCGGCGACGTCATCGAGCGCGATGTCAAGCCAACCGACGCGCAGCGGGCGAGCCTCGACGCCTTGCGGGATGCAGCGACAAAGGCCGAGGACACCTTGAAATCGTCCTGTCCGCCCATCGACGCGCGCACGCCACCGGCACGCCTTGCGGCGGTCGAGGCACGCCTCGATTCCATGCTGCAGGCGATCGGCACGGTGCGTCCGGCCCTGGATGGCTTCTACAGCGCGCTCAGCGACGAGCAGAAGGCCGCGTTCGATGCGATTGGCCCCGAGCGGGACGGCGGCAGGAGCGCGATGGCCGCCGCTAGCGGCGACGAACCGCCGCGAAGCCGTCATCGCCGTTACCACCATCATGGTCCCAATGTCGGCGGCATGATCTTCCGGATGATGGGCTTGTGAGGCGCGCGATCGCCTCACGTGCTTTGGCGGATACCAACTCGCGGCATCTCAGCGGGGCAACCGGCCGGAGCAACCGGGCTACGGCGCGATCCATATGCCGATCACGATGATAGCCAGCGAAACGGCGATCACCAGCATGTCGGTCGTGAGCCATTCGGGCATTCCATTTGATGGCTGCTCGCTCATGTCCGCGACTCCTTCTGTTCGCGTCGAGCCAATATGCTGAAGCCGAACAGCGCGAACGAGGATGAACTAGATCACATATCGGCGCGACAAGCGGTCGCTGCGAATTTCATGCATCCGCGCGCCCTCAAGTTGCAGCACGCGAGTGATCTGCCGCGCAGGTTTCTGAACATGTTCGATAGTGCCGGCGGTGCACGGTAGCACGTCATCGAACCGCGCGCTCTCAAAACCGCAAGCGACCGTCCTGGGGAAGACGGTGGGTTACGCTTCGCTAACCCACCCTACGCCCTCACAGCACCTTGCGCTGCGCCAGATTCTTCATCAGCGCACCGACGCCGAAGGTCCAGGGCTCGCATTCGTCGCTGCCCCGCATGCGGTTGACGAGTTTGCCGAGCTGCGGCGCGTCGATGGTAACGATGTCGTCGCGCTTGTGGGTGAACCCCTCGCCCTTGGCGTCGCGGTCCTTCACGGGCGCGAACATCGTGCCGAGGAACAGCGCGAAACCGTCGGGATATTGATGCACGGCGCCGATGGTCTGGGCGACCAGATCGGTCGGGTCGCGGCTGATCTTGCTGATCGAGGAATGGCCCTCGAGCACGAAGCCGTCGGCGCCTCTCACGGTAAGGCCGACATCCATCTTCCTGACGTCGTCGAGCGAGAAGGTCTGATCGAACAGCCGGAGCAGCGGGCCGATCGCGCAGGACGCATTGTTGTCCTTGGCCTTCGACAACAGCAGCGCCGAGCGGCCCTCGAAGTCGCGCAGGTTGACGTCGTTACCGAGCGCGGCGCCGACGATCTTGCCGGCGGCGGAGACCACAAGCACGACCTCGGGCTCCGGATTATTCCAGGTCGACTTCGGATGCAGCCCGGCATCCATGCCTGACCCGACCGAGGACAGCGTCGGCGCCTTGGTGAAGACTTCGGCGTCGGGACCGATGCCGACCTCGAGATACTGGCTCCAGGCGTTCTGGTCGATCAGCACCTGCTTCAACCGCATCGCCTGCTCGGAGCCCGGCTTCAGCTTGGAGAGATCGTCGCCGACGAGGCGCACCACCTCCTTGCGGATCGCCTCGGCCGACGACGGGTTGCCGCGTGCGCGCTCCTCGATCACGCGCTCGAGCATCGAGATCGCGAAGGTGACGCCGGCGGCTTTCAGCACCTGCAGATCGACCGGCGCGAGCAGGTGCGGTTTTGCCCTGTCGCGGCTGTCGGGCGGCGTGTTGGCGAGGATGGCGTCGAAATCGCCGATCCGCTCACCACGCGTGGCGCGCAAGGCTGCGGCGGGATCGGCTTCCTCGCACAACGCGCTCACGGTCGGGAAACGCGCGGTGACGTCGAACACGCCGTCCGCCCGCACCGCGACCACGGCCGGCCCGCCGGCCTGCGGCAGCCACACCCGTCCGACCAGCGTGCCGGCGGTGCCGTCCTCCGGCAGGACGTCTTTTGGCGTGAGCGAAATCATCGGCGTCTCCTTTTTTGATCTTGTGATCACTTGTTAGCACAGACCGCCCGGCAGCGTGAAACAGCAGTCATGCCAATGTCATAGAGGGGTAACATCGCCCGTCAATGCTCCCCGTCGTTCCATCTAACACACTGAAAGACGGACCTTCATGACCGCCTCCGCCCTCACCGACGAAGCCATGCGCGACGAAGCCCTGCGTGAGGAAGCTTTGCGCGCCCGCATCCATCAGGAAATGGCCGACAGCCTCGACGAGGAACTCGAGCTCGAGCTCGACGACATGAGGCTCGACGAGCTCGACCATGACGGCGCCGCCGGCAAGCCGTCGATCGACCGCAAGTTCTACTTCCGCGAATTGCTGCGGCTGCAGGGCGAACTGGTCAAGCTGCAGGACTGGGTGCAGCACGAGAGGAAGAAGGTCGTGGTGCTGTTCGAGGGCCGCGACTCCGCCGGCAAGGGCGGCGTCATCAAGCGCATCACCCAGCGGCTCAACCCGCGCGTCTGCCGCATCGCGGCGCTGCCGGCGCCGAACGAGCGCGAGCGCACGCAATGGTACTTCCAGCGCTATGTCTCGCATCTGCCGGCCGGCGGCGAGATCGTCCTGTTCGACCGCAGCTGGTACAACCGCGCCGGCGTCGAGAAGGTGATGGGTTTCTGCACCGACGAGCAATATGAGGAATTCTTCAATTCGGTGCCGGAATTCGAGCGCATGCTGATCCGCTCCGGCACCATCCTCTTGAAATACTGGTTCTCGATCACCGACGAGGAGCAGGCGTTCCGCTTCTCGATGCGGATCCAGGATCCACTCAAGCAGTGGAAGCTGAGCCCGATGGACGTCGAGGCGCGGACCCGCTGGGAGCTCTACACCAAGGCCAAGGAGACGATGCTGGAACGCACCCATCTACAGGACTCGCCGTGGTGGATCGTCGATGCCGTCGACAAGAAGCGCGCCCGGCTCAATTGCATCTCGCATCTGTTGAGCCAGATCCCCTATCAGCAGGTCACCCACCAACCGGTGGCGCTGCCGCCGCGGGTGCGCAACCCCGACTATCACCGCGGCCCGATCCCGCCGGAGATGTACGTGCCGGGAAGGTATTGATGCGGGCGCGCGCTCGCTCAGCTCCATCTCCCCGTTCTTACGGGGAGATGGTTGGGGCGAGGGGCTGCCTCCGCGCCGGCGGGTAATGTTACGCTCGCCGGGTGAGGCGCGCCTGCACAGTTTCGGAATAATAGAATAGTGCCACTGATTTGCCCGACATGTCAAGCTGCCGTGTCGAATGCCGGCACGCCGCCGGCTACTGTGCATGGGGTTGTTTTCGATATTTGGCAGAGCACCCCTGCGCAGGCCGGCTATACGC
This Bradyrhizobium sp. CCBAU 53421 DNA region includes the following protein-coding sequences:
- the ppk2 gene encoding polyphosphate kinase 2; protein product: MTASALTDEAMRDEALREEALRARIHQEMADSLDEELELELDDMRLDELDHDGAAGKPSIDRKFYFRELLRLQGELVKLQDWVQHERKKVVVLFEGRDSAGKGGVIKRITQRLNPRVCRIAALPAPNERERTQWYFQRYVSHLPAGGEIVLFDRSWYNRAGVEKVMGFCTDEQYEEFFNSVPEFERMLIRSGTILLKYWFSITDEEQAFRFSMRIQDPLKQWKLSPMDVEARTRWELYTKAKETMLERTHLQDSPWWIVDAVDKKRARLNCISHLLSQIPYQQVTHQPVALPPRVRNPDYHRGPIPPEMYVPGRY
- a CDS encoding fumarylacetoacetate hydrolase family protein, whose translation is MISLTPKDVLPEDGTAGTLVGRVWLPQAGGPAVVAVRADGVFDVTARFPTVSALCEEADPAAALRATRGERIGDFDAILANTPPDSRDRAKPHLLAPVDLQVLKAAGVTFAISMLERVIEERARGNPSSAEAIRKEVVRLVGDDLSKLKPGSEQAMRLKQVLIDQNAWSQYLEVGIGPDAEVFTKAPTLSSVGSGMDAGLHPKSTWNNPEPEVVLVVSAAGKIVGAALGNDVNLRDFEGRSALLLSKAKDNNASCAIGPLLRLFDQTFSLDDVRKMDVGLTVRGADGFVLEGHSSISKISRDPTDLVAQTIGAVHQYPDGFALFLGTMFAPVKDRDAKGEGFTHKRDDIVTIDAPQLGKLVNRMRGSDECEPWTFGVGALMKNLAQRKVL